The Candidatus Magasanikbacteria bacterium RIFOXYB2_FULL_38_10 DNA segment GAGGCGGAGCGCACATTATGCGCCAAACCTCTTTCAATAATTTTGCTCATGACAAAAGGTTTGAACAATTCCAAAGCCATGCGTTTAGGCAAACCACATTGATCCATATTTAATTCCGGACCTACCACAATAACCGAACGGCCGGAATAATCGGTTCTTTTACCGAGCAAATTTTGTCTAAAGCGGCCTTGTTTGCCTTTTAGAATATCTGCCAAAGATTTTAATTGGCGTCTCTGGCCGGTAGAAGCGGCCACTGTCTTACTTTGCCTCGCGCTATTGTCAATTAAAGCATCCACGGCTTCCTGCAACATTCTTTTTTCATTGCGGCAAATAATTTCCGGGGCGTTTAATTCAATCAATCTTTTTAAACGATTATTACGATTCAAAACTCGGCGATACAAATCATTCAAATCAGAAGTGGCAAAACGACCGCCATCCAAAGCCACCATAGGACGTAAATCCGGTGGAATAACCGGCACAGTGGTCATAATCATCCATTCCGGCCTGATTTTATTACGGAGCATGCTCTTAAAAAGCTTCAAACGCTTAACTAATCTTTCTTGTCTTGCCGGTGGAGCCTCTTTAATTTCCGCAGATAATTCTTCAATGGTTTTTTCCAAATTAATTGTGGCCAGCAAATCCCTTACCGCTTCACCGCCAATACCGGCTTCAAAAATATGACCGTAACGCAAAGACAGTTCCTGATATTCAATTTCTGATAAAACATTTAACGGCTCTATTTTTTTAATTTCCGCTTGAGCAGACAAATAATCGGCTTCTAAAGCGGCTAATTTCCTTTCTTTTTCCTGCAACATTTTTTCTTCTTGCGCCTTGGTGCCGGCCGTATTTTTAATTTTAGCTTGAAATTCATTTTCTATCTGTTTGCGTTTGTTTTTATATTCTTCTTTCAATTTCAAATCGGTTTCTTGTTTTAAATTTTCATCAACAGAAGTAATGATAAAATCCACAAAATAGATAACGCGTTCCAATTTTTGAAGTGAAACATCTAAAACCAATCCTAATTTGGAAGGAGTGGAGCGCAAAAACCAAATATGAGAAGTGGGAGAAACTAACACAATATGTCCCATTCTTTCACGACGCACTGAAGAGTGCGTCACCTCTACGCCGCATTTGTCGCAAATAATTCCTTTATAGCGAATCTTTTTATATTTGCCACAATAGCACTCCCAATCTTTGGTAGGGCCAAAAATTTCTTCGGCAAACAAGCCGCCCTTTTCCGGATTTTGCGTACGGTAGTTAATGGTTTCCGGCTTGGTGACCTCCCCATAAGACCATTCTTTAATAGTCTCGGGTGAAGCCAGTTTTAAACGGATGGCATCAAATTCTAGTAAGGTATCTTTAAACATATTTTTAGATATAGATTTTTATATTTTTAGTTTTTTTCTTCTTGTTTCAGAATTTCTTCCTCCGCACCTTCTTTAACTACATCATATTCAACTTCTTTCTTACCTTCTCTCTTTTTCAACAATTCCACATCTAAACCTAAGCCTTTTAATTCTCTTACTAGAACATTAAAGGATTCGGGAATAGCCAAGCGAGTGATCGGCTCTCCCTTAATAATAGATTCGTAAGCCTTGGCGCGTCCGGCTACGTCATCGGATTTAATGGTCAAAATTTCTTGCAAAGTGGCGGCGGCGCCATAGCCTTCCAAAGCCCACACCTCCATTTCACCAAATCTCTGGCCGCCAAATTGCGCCTTACCGCCAAGAGGCTGTTGAGTAATTAAAGAATAAGGACCAATGGAGCGTTGATGAATTTTGTCTTCCACCATGTGATTAAGCTTTAACATATAAATATAACCAATGGTGCTTTGATGATCAAAGGACTCGCCGGTGCGACCGTCATAAAGCTGAGCCTGACCATCGGGATCATAACCGGCTCGTTTTAATTCCTCAGTAATTTTTTCTTCGGAAATACCGGCTAAAACCGGTGAAGCCACCTTGTATCTGAATTTATTGGCGGCGGAACCTAAAACAGTTTCCATAATCTGTCCCAAATTCATACGGGAAATAATGCCGAGAGGGCTCAAAATAATGTCCACGGGAGTACCATCGGCTAAAAAAGGCATATCGGCCACTGGCACGATTTTGGAAACAATACCTTTATTGCCATGACGGCCCGCCATTTTGTCGCCCACTTGAATTTTTCTCATGTCCGCAATAGAAACTTGAACGGATTTAATAACTCCCGGCGGTAATTTATCGCCGTTTTCCGCAGAGAAAATTTTAACGTCTACTACTGTGCCGTGTTCGCCGTGCTCCAAATATAAAGAGGAGTCGCGTACATCACGAGCTTTTTCGCCAAAAATGGCGCGTAATAATTTTTCTTCAGCGGAAAGTTCGGTTTCACCCTTAGGAGTAATTTTACCAACCAAAATATCACCGGATTTTACTTTGGCGCCAATGCGAATAATACCTTCGGAATCCAAATTTTTTAATTTTTCCTCACTGACATTGGGAATATCCGAGGTAACCAATTCCGGCCCCAGTTTGGTTTCACGCACATCCGTAGTGTAATTTTCAATATGAATGGAAGTGAAACGATCTTTTTGTACCAATCTTTCGGAAATAATAATAGCATCTTCAAAATTGTAGCCGTCCCAAATCATAAAGGCTACCAAAATATTTTGCCCCAAGGCCAACTCACCATCTTGAGAAATAGCCGGACCATCGGTTAAAATATCACCGGCTTTAACACGCTGTCCGCGAGTGACTACGGGATGTTGATTAAAGCAAGTAGAGGCATTAGAACGAACAAATTTATTTAATTGGAAAGTACGCAATCCCCCGCCATCTTCTAAAATCTGAACTTTACCGCCATCCACTTCAGCAATCACGCCATCATTTTCAGCGATAAAAATATGGCCGGAATCCATAGCGGCGCGTTTTTCCATACCTGTACCAACCAACGGTGCTTCGGGAGCAATACAAGGCACGGCCTGACGCTGCATATTAGTACCCATAAGGGCGCGAACAGAATCATCGTGCTCCAAAAAGGGAATGCAAGAAGTGGCCACAGAAACAATTTGGTTAGGAGCCACATCTACATAATCTATAGTGGTAACATCTTCAAAACTAGGTTCGCCGTGCTTTCTAACTTCGGCTTTATCATGTATAAAATAACCTTCTTTATCGCGTAAAGTGTTAGCGGAAGTGGTAGTGCCTTTTTCTTCCATAAAAGCATTAAGCCAAACAATTTCTTTAGTGACGCGTGGTTTTACTTTAACAATTTCTAAATCCAACTTGGCCAAGTCTTTGGCCAAGTCTTTGGTAATTTTTTCATCTTTTTTGCCTACCAGTTTACCTTTGGCATCTAAAACATCTTCCTGTAATTTCTCGCCTTCAGTTAATTTAGAATCGTTTTTAACTTCCCTTAAAACCTTACGGAATGGGGTCTCCATAAAACCAAACTGATTAACTTTGGCGTAAGAGGCTAAGTGAGTGACCAGACCAATGTTAGGGCCTTCCGGAGTGGCGATAGGACAAATTCTGCCGTAGTGGGTGGTATGCACGTCGCGCACATCAAAACCGGCGCGGTCCCTAGACAAACCGCCAGGACCCATGGCCGACAACCTTCTTTTATGTTCCAATTCGGCAAGTGGATTGGTTTGATCCATAAACTGAGAAAGTTGGGAGGACATAAAAAACTCGCGGGTGACACCCATTACCGGACGCGCGTTGATCAGTTTATTGGGAGTCAAAGCCCCCACATCCATAGTACTCATTCTATCTTTGACGATTCTCTCCATTCTGGCCAAACCAACTCTTAAGCGATTTTGTACCAGTTCGCCCACGGCCCTAACGCGACGGTTACCCAAATGGTCAATATCATCCGCTTCTTCCTGTGTAATATTTAAATGAATGATTTCTTTAATGATGGTAGCTAAATCTTCTTTGGTTAAAGTGCGGAACCTTCTGTCGTGAACATCAATTTCTTCTTTAACGGCAAAACGTTGATTAAATTTATAGCGGCCGACAGCGGAAAAATCATAACGATCAAAATTAAAAAACATGGCGTGAATAAGAGAACGCGCGTTATCAGCGGTAGCCAAATCGCCCGGACGGATCCTTTGATAAATGCCAATAAGACCGGAGTCTTCATCTTTAGAAGTGTCTTTGGCCAAGGTGTTTTCTATGAATCTAACTTGCGGGTGAGTATCTACATCTTTAAATAATTTTCTAATTTCTTCATCAC contains these protein-coding regions:
- a CDS encoding DNA-directed RNA polymerase subunit beta, whose protein sequence is MSVVYKDKIKPDIRVFKAVGFPITKLFYKKLKTKYKKIMSSSTNILKPRIHLREQEEVMDLPNLISVQKDSYDWFLKTGVRELFDEVSPIQDFTNRDLELYFGEYYLDAPKFDEIICRNRNITYEAALRVKARLTNKRTGESKEQEVFMGDFPVMTKTGTFIINGIERAVVSQLIRSAGVFFTSEIFRGHRYYGAKIIPNRGAWVEIETDSNNVIWCKVDRKRKAPITMLLRAFGFGSDEEIRKLFKDVDTHPQVRFIENTLAKDTSKDEDSGLIGIYQRIRPGDLATADNARSLIHAMFFNFDRYDFSAVGRYKFNQRFAVKEEIDVHDRRFRTLTKEDLATIIKEIIHLNITQEEADDIDHLGNRRVRAVGELVQNRLRVGLARMERIVKDRMSTMDVGALTPNKLINARPVMGVTREFFMSSQLSQFMDQTNPLAELEHKRRLSAMGPGGLSRDRAGFDVRDVHTTHYGRICPIATPEGPNIGLVTHLASYAKVNQFGFMETPFRKVLREVKNDSKLTEGEKLQEDVLDAKGKLVGKKDEKITKDLAKDLAKLDLEIVKVKPRVTKEIVWLNAFMEEKGTTTSANTLRDKEGYFIHDKAEVRKHGEPSFEDVTTIDYVDVAPNQIVSVATSCIPFLEHDDSVRALMGTNMQRQAVPCIAPEAPLVGTGMEKRAAMDSGHIFIAENDGVIAEVDGGKVQILEDGGGLRTFQLNKFVRSNASTCFNQHPVVTRGQRVKAGDILTDGPAISQDGELALGQNILVAFMIWDGYNFEDAIIISERLVQKDRFTSIHIENYTTDVRETKLGPELVTSDIPNVSEEKLKNLDSEGIIRIGAKVKSGDILVGKITPKGETELSAEEKLLRAIFGEKARDVRDSSLYLEHGEHGTVVDVKIFSAENGDKLPPGVIKSVQVSIADMRKIQVGDKMAGRHGNKGIVSKIVPVADMPFLADGTPVDIILSPLGIISRMNLGQIMETVLGSAANKFRYKVASPVLAGISEEKITEELKRAGYDPDGQAQLYDGRTGESFDHQSTIGYIYMLKLNHMVEDKIHQRSIGPYSLITQQPLGGKAQFGGQRFGEMEVWALEGYGAAATLQEILTIKSDDVAGRAKAYESIIKGEPITRLAIPESFNVLVRELKGLGLDVELLKKREGKKEVEYDVVKEGAEEEILKQEEKN